In Quercus robur chromosome 11, dhQueRobu3.1, whole genome shotgun sequence, the following proteins share a genomic window:
- the LOC126705766 gene encoding cytochrome c6, chloroplastic produces MQLLLSLTSPPTPCSNAASCLSMKRNINPVPKKQQQQQEVKYFHFKNLVPPLIMAALVALSPICHTPVSFGQTIDVQRGASLFRRACIGCHDAGGNIIQPGATLFTKDLQRNGVDTEEEIYRVTYYGKGRMPGFGENCTPRGQCTFGARLQEEEIRLLANFVKLQADQGWPNVETEED; encoded by the exons ATGCAGCTGCTTTTATCTCTAACTTCACCCCCTACGCCTTGTAGTAATGCTGCCTCTTGCCTCTCAATGAAg AGAAACATAAACCCAGTTCCCAAaaagcagcaacaacaacaagaagtaAAGTATTTCCATTTCAAGAACTTGGTTCCACCTCTAATAATGGCCGCACTTGTAGCCTTATCTCCTATCTGCCACACCCCAG TTTCATTTGGGCAAACCATAGATGTACAAAGAGGAGCGTCTTTGTTTCGTCGAGCTTGCATTGGGTGTCATGATGCAGGCGGAAATATAATCCAGCCG GGAGCAACACTTTTTACAAAAGATCTTCAAAG GAATGGAGTTGACACTGAAGAGGAGATATACCGTGTGACATACTATGGCAAGGGAAGAATGCCT GGCTTTGGAGAGAACTGCACGCCAAGGGGCCAATGCACATTTGGAGCCCGTTTGCAGGAAGAAGAGATCAGGCTTTTGGCCAACTTTGTCAAGTTACAAGCTGATCAAGGGTGGCCAAATGTAGAAACTGAAGAAGATTGA
- the LOC126705765 gene encoding tetrahydroberberine oxidase-like gives MSIPILKNLLPLLFLLILPVWSSTSNSTNESFLQCFSSHLQDSNSSLELVFTKNSSAYSSILNFTIRNLRFVNSSKPQFIITPFHESHVQAAVICSKKYDMQVRIRSGGHDYEGLSYVSDVVPFTIIDLVNLRSISIDIENKSAWVDSGAIIGELYYKIAEKSKVYGFPAGSCPTMGVGGHFSGGGFGTIFRKYGLAADNVLDAKIVDVNGRLLNRTSMGEDLFWAIRGGGGSSFGVILSWQIRLVPVPPVVTTFNVQKTLEQGATEHFQKWQTVANKLHEDLFLHVVAGVANADPNGRKTIRLSFTCLFLGPVEKLLALMQDSFPELGVGRNNCTEMSWIESVLYYAGFSTTNRLEVLLDRSPRTDIFMKAKSDYVQEPISNTGLEGLWQRLMEKKQSQLILTPYGGKMSQVSDSETPFPHRFGNLYQIQYSITWDDDKETQENLMWMRRLYAYMAPYVSKSPREAYLNYRDLDLGENNKNNNTSYAQASTWGLKYFKNNFERLVHVKTLIDPGNFFKNEQSIPVLPS, from the coding sequence ATGTCAATTCCAATACTAAAAAACCTTCTTCCATTACTTTTCTTACTCATTCTCCCAGTTTGGTCCTCAACTTCAAATTCAACTAATGAGAGCTTCCTGCAATGCTTTTCATCTCATTTACAGGATTCTAATTCAAGTTTGGAATTAGTCTTCACCAAGAATAGCTCTGCTTATTCATCCATCTTAAATTTTACCATACGAAACCTAAGGTTCGTGAACTCTTCAAAACCACAATTTATCATTACTCCGTTTCATGAATCCCATGTCCAAGCAGCTGTAATTTGTTCCAAGAAATATGACATGCAAGTAAGAATCCGAAGCGGAGGCCATGACTATGAGGGCCTTTCTTATGTATCTGATGTTGTTCCATTCACCATCATTGATCTTGTCAATCTTCGGTCTATTAGCATCGATATAGAAAACAAGAGTGCATGGGTTGATTCTGGTGCAATTATTGGAGAGTTATATTACAAGATTGCAGAGAAAAGTAAGGTCTATGGCTTCCCAGCAGGGAGTTGTCCCACTATGGGTGTTGGGGGGCACTTTAGTGGAGGTGGATTTGGTACCATTTTCAGAAAATATGGCCTAGCTGCTGATAATGTTTTGGATGCTAAGATAGTTGATGTTAATGGTAGACTACTAAACAGAACATCAATGGGAGAAGATCTCTTTTGGGCCATCAGAGGAGGGGGAGGGTCAAGTTTTGGAGTCATTCTCTCGTGGCAAATTAGGCTGGTTCCTGTACCACCAGTTGTAACTACTTTCAATGTCCAAAAGACCTTAGAACAAGGTGCAACTGAGCATTTCCAGAAGTGGCAAACCGTTGCGAATAAGCTTCATGAAGATCTTTTCCTCCATGTAGTTGCAGGAGTTGCTAATGCAGATCCAAATGGCAGAAAAACTATTCGACTTTCATTTACctgcttgtttcttggaccagTTGAAAAACTCCTCGCTTTGATGCAAGATAGTTTTCCTGAGTTGGGCGTGGGGCGCAACAATTGCACTGAAATGAGTTGGATAGAATCTGTTCTTTACTATGCTGGCTTCTCAACTACGAATCGCTTAGAAGTTTTGCTTGATAGGAGCCCACGAACAGATATCTTCATGAAAGCAAAATCAGACTATGTACAGGAACCCATTTCAAACACAGGGTTGGAAGGGTTATGGCAAAGACTCATGGAAAAAAAGCAATCACAGCTCATCTTAACACCTTATGGTGGAAAGATGAGTCAGGTTTCAGATTCAGAAACACCTTTCCCACATAGATTTGGAAATTTATATCAAATCCAATATTCAATCACTTGGGATGATGACAAAGAAACACAGGAAAACCTCATGTGGATGAGAAGGCTTTATGCCTACATGGCACCTTATGTTTCAAAGTCTCCAAGAGAGGCCTATTTGAACTATAGGGATCTCGACTTGggggaaaacaacaaaaataataatacaagcTACGCACAAGCAAGTACTTGGGGTTTGAAGTATTTCAAGAACAACTTCGAGAGACTAGTTCATGTAAAGACTCTCATTGATCCTGGTAACTTTTTCAAGAATGAGCAAAGCATCCCAGTGCTTCCATCTtga